In Elaeis guineensis isolate ETL-2024a chromosome 1, EG11, whole genome shotgun sequence, a genomic segment contains:
- the LOC105040091 gene encoding putative disease resistance protein RGA3 isoform X2, whose product MASAFLSSILSKTSQLLGSVHRWAVSTSSSSDPRSSILKDLKRLERTLKRIQTVLHDAEEREIREEAIKLWLKELKEVAYDAEDVLDEYHYEELRAQVEARASRKRKRVEGDDEEEVSSSLSTIEVSIPDGMGDRIREIRERFDEISEDRERLRLREEDGERRVFGALRPPPTSHMVDESSIYGREHDKQKVIDLLFSEGMGSGISVIPIVGKGGLGKTTIAQLVYNDSKVKERFDLTGWVCISDDFDVPRLTKAIIESLTKISCDLTPLSTLQVTLKENVKGKRVLLVLDDVWNEQQSLWESLRIPFLGAETVRIIVTCRNDSVAEIMQTVHPYHPGYLSEDDSWSLFEHYAFAGRESEEQSRLADIGKQIVEKCSGLPLAVKTMGSLLRHEIDEDSWMDVLQSDLWELDKDNETLASLRLSYNRMPPHLKPCFIYCSMFPKDYVFDRDVLVRLWMAQGYIPPQGRKTMEDIGDECFNDLLRRSFFDSFNYVGHSRFKMHDMIHDLAKLIAGNECYTIVDNWLPCFPDGVRHLYIQGEEELVKSLCSQNLRALRTLLVSARFGSIYRMIKEVTQFSLLLLRTECLRTLTFVWKSEDELPDSISNLKHLRCLHITSKFIKKLPGSVCLLYHLQTLILECDALAELPSGTGNLINLRYFRLQTHCIKRLPESVCQLRSLQTLDLHWCNKLKGIMSGIGILTNAQILCLPAGIKKLTNLQRLCGRYEVQGGIGVLKDLVNLQGDLCISGLRNLVSIEDAKDVGLKYKHKLKRLYLFWDANCEHDWYYDGLDLKAFLEENKDVPAYEKREEAVLEYLQPPANLKKLLINGYGGSIFPEWVGNPLSFASLQEIHIIGCQSVWSLPLFIHDSLGKLDASISKSMIERVSISCCQQLKYIAGLHNLYSLKELKISVCPRLLILSEEGLPSKLQKLHIEECQRLTSLPGMQTLTSLQALIIKNCPQLRFLSEEGLPTNLQDLHIEKCQRLISLRGMQNLTSLELLTIINCPQLRLLSEERLPTNLQDLHIKECQQLISLRGMQNLTSLELLTIINCPQLLLLAEEGLPSKLESLHIEECQQLTSLSGMQNLTSLRELTIQNCPKLCIHVEDQLSSMPHHVDIIDCPGLVNWCEIQKINCIQVVSGNKLTISNSWEKIMHGFHDLTSTEHRFDESSTSRVALLQPRSHLFFSNSWESFIKRPQAKLEELTIWSCMHILPLEGLPELTSLQRLIIKDCPGVRLLRDEVLPSMLKSLVLDSCENLRCLQLVQQNRYALEELQIVNCPEIVMVQGLDRLFFPKFLTIERCPQLLLSQDDWRPFIHPCAEIAGELEMKFNPPHSEETENKETIDDGTQEKQVLNCVMIERPNSVVSSRFDAADDCNMGQFLQLGLPSGCRSQCPVQNNAEPLWVDNNAVSPMFDDAADCNMGQFLQLGLPSEGVVSQIGNSNTMGSDRSIFSWQTRSLGNDEKQLLSLYNYLLKNGFGVKCFFVPCCELLKEWLADSLQLCLLC is encoded by the exons ATGGCGAGCGCTTTCCTCTCTTCCATCCTATCAAAAACCAGCCAACTATTGGGCTCTGTTCATAGATGGGCAGTCTCGACATCTTCATCATCAGATCCACGCAGCAGTATCTTGAAAGATTTGAAGAGGCTGGAGAGAACGTTGAAGAGGATCCAGACAGTGCTCCATGACGCGGAGGAGAGGGAGATACGAGAAGAAGCCATCAAGCTCTGGCTGAAGGAGCTTAAAGAGGTGGCTTATGATGCAGAAGACGTGCTGGACGAGTACCACTACGAGGAACTGCGAGCCCAAGTGGAAGCCCGAGCTTCCCGCAAGAGGAAGCGAGTAGAAGGGGACGATGAGGAAGAGGTAAGTAGTTCTCTTTCCACCATAGAGGTTTCAATTCCTGATGGCATGGGGGATAGAATCAGGGAGATCAGGGAGAGGTTCGATGAGATCTCGGAGGATCGGGAACGCCTCCGATTAAGAGAGGAAGATGGAGAGCGACGGGTCTTCGGAGCTCTGCGCCCACCACCAACCAGCCACATGGTGGACGAGTCAAGTATTTATGGAAGGGAACATGACAAGCAGAAGGTAATTGATTTGCTGTTTTCTGAGGGTATGGGAAGTGGTATCTCTGTCATTCCGATTGTCGGCAAGGGAGGACTGGGAAAAACCACCATCGCTCAGCTGGTCTACAATGACTCCAAGGTAAAAGAACGTTTTGATCTCACTGGATGGGTTTGCATATCCGATGATTTTGATGTTCCAAGGCTAACAAAGGCCATAATTGAGTCTCTTACGAAAATTTCATGTGATCTCACACCACTCAGCACACTTCAAGTTACTCTCAAGGAAAATGTGAAGGGGAAGAGAGTGTTGCTTGTGCTTGACGATGTGTGGAATGAGCAACAGAGCCTTTGGGAGTCCTTAAGAATCCCTTTTCTTGGAGCAGAAACAGTAAGAATTATCGTGACCTGTAGGAACGATTCGGTTGCGGAGATCATGCAGACAGTGCATCCTTATCATCCTGGCTACTTGTCTGAAGACGATTCTTGGTCATTATTCGAGCATTATGCATTTGCTGGCCGAGAATCTGAAGAACAATCACGCTTGGCAGATATCGGTAAGCAGATTGTCGAGAAGTGTTCCGGTTTACCATTGGCGGTGAAGACAATGGGAAGCCTTCTAAGACACGAGATAGACGAAGACAGTTGGATGGATGTCTTACAAAGTGATCTATGGGAACTAGACAAGGACAACGAGACTTTGGCATCTCTTAGATTAAGCTACAATCGCATGCCACCACATCTAAAACCCTGTTTCATTTACTGTTCCATGTTTCCAAAGGATTATGTGTTTGACAGAGATGTTTTAGTCAGATTGTGGATGGCACAAGGTTACATCCCCCCTCAAGGTAGGAAAACAATGGAGGACATCGGAGATGAATGTTTTAATGACTTGCTAAGAAGATCATTCTTTGATTCCTTTAATTACGTTGGTCATAGTAGATTTAAAATGCATGATATGATACATGATCTAGCAAAATTAATTGCAGGAAATGAGTGCTACACAATTGTGGACAACTGGCTACCCTGTTTCCCCGATGGGGTTCGCCATCTATACATACAAGGTGAAGAAGAATTAGTGAAATCACTGTGCTCACAAAATCTTAGGGCCCTACGGACCTTGTTAGTCTCGGCTCGGTTTGGGTCTATCTATAGGATGATAAAAGAAGTAACCCAATTTTCACTGCTTCTACTGAGGACAGAATGCTTACGGACTCTAACATTTGTTTGGAAAAGTGAAGATGAGTTGCCCGATTCAATCAGTAACCTGAAACACCTACGTTGCTTACATATCACATCCAAATTTATTAAGAAGCTCCCTGGATCAGTATGCCTCCTTTACCACCTACAGACATTGATCCTTGAATGTGATGCTCTTGCAGAGTTACCCAGTGGCACAGGTAACCTTATTAACCTACGATACTTTAGACTACAGACACATTGTATTAAAAGGCTCCCTGAATCAGTTTGTCAGCTACGCAGCCTGCAGACTTTGGATCTTCATTGGTGCAACAAACTTAAAGGGATAATGAGTGGCATAGGAATCCTTACTAATGCTCAAATTCTCTGTCTGCCAGCTGGAATCAAAAAACTAACAAATCTTCAGAGATTGTGTGGACGTTATGAAGTGCAGGGTGGGATAGGAGTGTTAAAGGACCTGGTGAACCTCCAAGGAGATCTCTGCATCTCAGGTCTCAGGAACTTGGTCAGCATAGAGGATGCAAAGGATGTTGGTCTTAAATATAAGCATAAACTTAAGCGGTTGTATCTATTTTGGGATGCCAACTGCGAACATGATTGGTATTATGATGGACTAGATCTAAAAGCTTTTCTTGAGGAAAATAAGGATGTCCCAGCCTATGAAAAAAGGGAGGAGGCCGTGCTTGAGTATCTTCAACCTCCCGCCAACCTCAAAAAGTTGCTTATAAATGGGTATGGTGGCTCCATTTTTCCAGAATGGGTGGGAAATCCTTTATCCTTTGCATCACTTCAAGAAATCCATATAATTGGATGTCAAAGCGTATGGTCCCTTCCTCTATTCATTCACGACTCTCTTGGAAAATTGGATGCATCCATATCAAAATCTATGATTGAGAGGGTGTCTATTTCTTGTTGCCAGCAGCTCAAATACATAGCAGGCCTTCATAATCTCTACTCACTTAAAGAATTGAAAATATCCGTTTGTCCTCGGCTCTTGATATTATCAGAGGAAGGACTGCCATCCAAGCTTCAAAAGCTGCATATTGAGGAGTGCCAACGGTTGACATCATTGCCGGGGATGCAAACCCTTACTTCTCTTCAagcattaattataaaaaattgtcCTCAACTCCGGTTCTTATCGGAGGAGGGACTACCAACCAATCTTCAAGATCTGCATATTGAGAAGTGCCAAAGGTTGATATCACTGCGGGGGATGCAAAACCTCACTTCTCTTGAGCTATTGACCATAATAAATTGTCCTCAACTCCGGCTTTTATCAGAGGAAAGACTACCAACCAATCTTCAAGATCTGCATATTAAGGAGTGCCAACAGTTGATATCACTGCGGGGGATGCAAAACCTCACTTCTCTTGAACTATTAACCATAATAAATTGTCCTCAACTCCTACTCTTAGCAGAGGAAGGACTACCATCCAAACTTGAATCACTGCATATTGAGGAGTGCCAACAGTTGACATCACTGTCGGGAATGCAAAACCTTACTTCTCTCAGAGAATTAACCATACAAAATTGTCCTAAACTTTGTATCCACGTAGAAGATCAGCTCTCATCTATGCCTCACCATGTGGATATTATTGATTGCCCTGGATTGGTTAACTGGTGCGAAATACAAAAAATCAACTGCATTCAG GTCGTTTCAGGCAACAAGCTGACTATATCGAACTCATGGGAGAAGATAATGCATGGGTTTCATGATTTGACATCCACCGAGCATAGATTTGATGAGTCATCTACTAGCAGAGTTGCATTGCTACAGCCTAGATCACATCTTTTTTTTAGCAATTCTTGGGAATCCTTTATAAAAAGACCCCAAGCCAAACTTGAAGAGCTGACCATATGGAGTTGCATGCACATCCTGCCACTAGAGGGCCTGCCTGAGCTCACATCTCTCCAAAGATTGATTATAAAGGACTGTCCTGGAGTCCGACTCTTGAGAGATGAGGTGCTCCCATCGATGCTCAAGTCCTTGGTACTTGATAGTTGTGAGAACCTAAGGTGTTTGCAGTTGGTGCAGCAGAACCGTTATGCACTTGAGGAGCTGCAGATTGTGAATTGCCCTGAAATCGTAATGGTGCAAGGGCTGGATCGCCTTTTCTTCCCCAAATTCTTAACAATAGAGCGATGCCCTCAACTCCTGCTTTCACAAGATGATTGGCGGCCATTTATTCACCCATGTGCTGAAATTGCAGGAGAATTGGAGATGAAATTCAATCCTCCACATTCAG AGGAAACAGAGAACAAAGAAACAATTGATGATGGAACCCAGGAGAAACAGGTGTTGAATTGTGTGATGATTGAACGTCCTAACAGTGTTGTATCTTCAAGATTTGATGCTGCAGATGATTGCAACATGGGTCAATTCCTACAGCTTGGGCTTCCTTCTGGTTGCAGGTCACAGTGCCCGGTACAAAACAATGCAGAACCATTG
- the LOC105040091 gene encoding putative disease resistance protein RGA3 isoform X1, with the protein MASAFLSSILSKTSQLLGSVHRWAVSTSSSSDPRSSILKDLKRLERTLKRIQTVLHDAEEREIREEAIKLWLKELKEVAYDAEDVLDEYHYEELRAQVEARASRKRKRVEGDDEEEVSSSLSTIEVSIPDGMGDRIREIRERFDEISEDRERLRLREEDGERRVFGALRPPPTSHMVDESSIYGREHDKQKVIDLLFSEGMGSGISVIPIVGKGGLGKTTIAQLVYNDSKVKERFDLTGWVCISDDFDVPRLTKAIIESLTKISCDLTPLSTLQVTLKENVKGKRVLLVLDDVWNEQQSLWESLRIPFLGAETVRIIVTCRNDSVAEIMQTVHPYHPGYLSEDDSWSLFEHYAFAGRESEEQSRLADIGKQIVEKCSGLPLAVKTMGSLLRHEIDEDSWMDVLQSDLWELDKDNETLASLRLSYNRMPPHLKPCFIYCSMFPKDYVFDRDVLVRLWMAQGYIPPQGRKTMEDIGDECFNDLLRRSFFDSFNYVGHSRFKMHDMIHDLAKLIAGNECYTIVDNWLPCFPDGVRHLYIQGEEELVKSLCSQNLRALRTLLVSARFGSIYRMIKEVTQFSLLLLRTECLRTLTFVWKSEDELPDSISNLKHLRCLHITSKFIKKLPGSVCLLYHLQTLILECDALAELPSGTGNLINLRYFRLQTHCIKRLPESVCQLRSLQTLDLHWCNKLKGIMSGIGILTNAQILCLPAGIKKLTNLQRLCGRYEVQGGIGVLKDLVNLQGDLCISGLRNLVSIEDAKDVGLKYKHKLKRLYLFWDANCEHDWYYDGLDLKAFLEENKDVPAYEKREEAVLEYLQPPANLKKLLINGYGGSIFPEWVGNPLSFASLQEIHIIGCQSVWSLPLFIHDSLGKLDASISKSMIERVSISCCQQLKYIAGLHNLYSLKELKISVCPRLLILSEEGLPSKLQKLHIEECQRLTSLPGMQTLTSLQALIIKNCPQLRFLSEEGLPTNLQDLHIEKCQRLISLRGMQNLTSLELLTIINCPQLRLLSEERLPTNLQDLHIKECQQLISLRGMQNLTSLELLTIINCPQLLLLAEEGLPSKLESLHIEECQQLTSLSGMQNLTSLRELTIQNCPKLCIHVEDQLSSMPHHVDIIDCPGLVNWCEIQKINCIQVVSGNKLTISNSWEKIMHGFHDLTSTEHRFDESSTSRVALLQPRSHLFFSNSWESFIKRPQAKLEELTIWSCMHILPLEGLPELTSLQRLIIKDCPGVRLLRDEVLPSMLKSLVLDSCENLRCLQLVQQNRYALEELQIVNCPEIVMVQGLDRLFFPKFLTIERCPQLLLSQDDWRPFIHPCAEIAGELEMKFNPPHSEETENKETIDDGTQEKQVLNCVMIERPNSVVSSRFDAADDCNMGQFLQLGLPSGCRSQCPVQNNAEPLWVDNNAVSPMFDDAADCNMGQFLQLGLPSEGVVSQIGNSNTMGSDRSIFRSLAIVSAMPNSPRTRRPALATPAAAMLRPCVRARQRVRPRVCSCPRARLRDRVNPCRMTLAVYAPNYKKKLLFL; encoded by the exons ATGGCGAGCGCTTTCCTCTCTTCCATCCTATCAAAAACCAGCCAACTATTGGGCTCTGTTCATAGATGGGCAGTCTCGACATCTTCATCATCAGATCCACGCAGCAGTATCTTGAAAGATTTGAAGAGGCTGGAGAGAACGTTGAAGAGGATCCAGACAGTGCTCCATGACGCGGAGGAGAGGGAGATACGAGAAGAAGCCATCAAGCTCTGGCTGAAGGAGCTTAAAGAGGTGGCTTATGATGCAGAAGACGTGCTGGACGAGTACCACTACGAGGAACTGCGAGCCCAAGTGGAAGCCCGAGCTTCCCGCAAGAGGAAGCGAGTAGAAGGGGACGATGAGGAAGAGGTAAGTAGTTCTCTTTCCACCATAGAGGTTTCAATTCCTGATGGCATGGGGGATAGAATCAGGGAGATCAGGGAGAGGTTCGATGAGATCTCGGAGGATCGGGAACGCCTCCGATTAAGAGAGGAAGATGGAGAGCGACGGGTCTTCGGAGCTCTGCGCCCACCACCAACCAGCCACATGGTGGACGAGTCAAGTATTTATGGAAGGGAACATGACAAGCAGAAGGTAATTGATTTGCTGTTTTCTGAGGGTATGGGAAGTGGTATCTCTGTCATTCCGATTGTCGGCAAGGGAGGACTGGGAAAAACCACCATCGCTCAGCTGGTCTACAATGACTCCAAGGTAAAAGAACGTTTTGATCTCACTGGATGGGTTTGCATATCCGATGATTTTGATGTTCCAAGGCTAACAAAGGCCATAATTGAGTCTCTTACGAAAATTTCATGTGATCTCACACCACTCAGCACACTTCAAGTTACTCTCAAGGAAAATGTGAAGGGGAAGAGAGTGTTGCTTGTGCTTGACGATGTGTGGAATGAGCAACAGAGCCTTTGGGAGTCCTTAAGAATCCCTTTTCTTGGAGCAGAAACAGTAAGAATTATCGTGACCTGTAGGAACGATTCGGTTGCGGAGATCATGCAGACAGTGCATCCTTATCATCCTGGCTACTTGTCTGAAGACGATTCTTGGTCATTATTCGAGCATTATGCATTTGCTGGCCGAGAATCTGAAGAACAATCACGCTTGGCAGATATCGGTAAGCAGATTGTCGAGAAGTGTTCCGGTTTACCATTGGCGGTGAAGACAATGGGAAGCCTTCTAAGACACGAGATAGACGAAGACAGTTGGATGGATGTCTTACAAAGTGATCTATGGGAACTAGACAAGGACAACGAGACTTTGGCATCTCTTAGATTAAGCTACAATCGCATGCCACCACATCTAAAACCCTGTTTCATTTACTGTTCCATGTTTCCAAAGGATTATGTGTTTGACAGAGATGTTTTAGTCAGATTGTGGATGGCACAAGGTTACATCCCCCCTCAAGGTAGGAAAACAATGGAGGACATCGGAGATGAATGTTTTAATGACTTGCTAAGAAGATCATTCTTTGATTCCTTTAATTACGTTGGTCATAGTAGATTTAAAATGCATGATATGATACATGATCTAGCAAAATTAATTGCAGGAAATGAGTGCTACACAATTGTGGACAACTGGCTACCCTGTTTCCCCGATGGGGTTCGCCATCTATACATACAAGGTGAAGAAGAATTAGTGAAATCACTGTGCTCACAAAATCTTAGGGCCCTACGGACCTTGTTAGTCTCGGCTCGGTTTGGGTCTATCTATAGGATGATAAAAGAAGTAACCCAATTTTCACTGCTTCTACTGAGGACAGAATGCTTACGGACTCTAACATTTGTTTGGAAAAGTGAAGATGAGTTGCCCGATTCAATCAGTAACCTGAAACACCTACGTTGCTTACATATCACATCCAAATTTATTAAGAAGCTCCCTGGATCAGTATGCCTCCTTTACCACCTACAGACATTGATCCTTGAATGTGATGCTCTTGCAGAGTTACCCAGTGGCACAGGTAACCTTATTAACCTACGATACTTTAGACTACAGACACATTGTATTAAAAGGCTCCCTGAATCAGTTTGTCAGCTACGCAGCCTGCAGACTTTGGATCTTCATTGGTGCAACAAACTTAAAGGGATAATGAGTGGCATAGGAATCCTTACTAATGCTCAAATTCTCTGTCTGCCAGCTGGAATCAAAAAACTAACAAATCTTCAGAGATTGTGTGGACGTTATGAAGTGCAGGGTGGGATAGGAGTGTTAAAGGACCTGGTGAACCTCCAAGGAGATCTCTGCATCTCAGGTCTCAGGAACTTGGTCAGCATAGAGGATGCAAAGGATGTTGGTCTTAAATATAAGCATAAACTTAAGCGGTTGTATCTATTTTGGGATGCCAACTGCGAACATGATTGGTATTATGATGGACTAGATCTAAAAGCTTTTCTTGAGGAAAATAAGGATGTCCCAGCCTATGAAAAAAGGGAGGAGGCCGTGCTTGAGTATCTTCAACCTCCCGCCAACCTCAAAAAGTTGCTTATAAATGGGTATGGTGGCTCCATTTTTCCAGAATGGGTGGGAAATCCTTTATCCTTTGCATCACTTCAAGAAATCCATATAATTGGATGTCAAAGCGTATGGTCCCTTCCTCTATTCATTCACGACTCTCTTGGAAAATTGGATGCATCCATATCAAAATCTATGATTGAGAGGGTGTCTATTTCTTGTTGCCAGCAGCTCAAATACATAGCAGGCCTTCATAATCTCTACTCACTTAAAGAATTGAAAATATCCGTTTGTCCTCGGCTCTTGATATTATCAGAGGAAGGACTGCCATCCAAGCTTCAAAAGCTGCATATTGAGGAGTGCCAACGGTTGACATCATTGCCGGGGATGCAAACCCTTACTTCTCTTCAagcattaattataaaaaattgtcCTCAACTCCGGTTCTTATCGGAGGAGGGACTACCAACCAATCTTCAAGATCTGCATATTGAGAAGTGCCAAAGGTTGATATCACTGCGGGGGATGCAAAACCTCACTTCTCTTGAGCTATTGACCATAATAAATTGTCCTCAACTCCGGCTTTTATCAGAGGAAAGACTACCAACCAATCTTCAAGATCTGCATATTAAGGAGTGCCAACAGTTGATATCACTGCGGGGGATGCAAAACCTCACTTCTCTTGAACTATTAACCATAATAAATTGTCCTCAACTCCTACTCTTAGCAGAGGAAGGACTACCATCCAAACTTGAATCACTGCATATTGAGGAGTGCCAACAGTTGACATCACTGTCGGGAATGCAAAACCTTACTTCTCTCAGAGAATTAACCATACAAAATTGTCCTAAACTTTGTATCCACGTAGAAGATCAGCTCTCATCTATGCCTCACCATGTGGATATTATTGATTGCCCTGGATTGGTTAACTGGTGCGAAATACAAAAAATCAACTGCATTCAG GTCGTTTCAGGCAACAAGCTGACTATATCGAACTCATGGGAGAAGATAATGCATGGGTTTCATGATTTGACATCCACCGAGCATAGATTTGATGAGTCATCTACTAGCAGAGTTGCATTGCTACAGCCTAGATCACATCTTTTTTTTAGCAATTCTTGGGAATCCTTTATAAAAAGACCCCAAGCCAAACTTGAAGAGCTGACCATATGGAGTTGCATGCACATCCTGCCACTAGAGGGCCTGCCTGAGCTCACATCTCTCCAAAGATTGATTATAAAGGACTGTCCTGGAGTCCGACTCTTGAGAGATGAGGTGCTCCCATCGATGCTCAAGTCCTTGGTACTTGATAGTTGTGAGAACCTAAGGTGTTTGCAGTTGGTGCAGCAGAACCGTTATGCACTTGAGGAGCTGCAGATTGTGAATTGCCCTGAAATCGTAATGGTGCAAGGGCTGGATCGCCTTTTCTTCCCCAAATTCTTAACAATAGAGCGATGCCCTCAACTCCTGCTTTCACAAGATGATTGGCGGCCATTTATTCACCCATGTGCTGAAATTGCAGGAGAATTGGAGATGAAATTCAATCCTCCACATTCAG AGGAAACAGAGAACAAAGAAACAATTGATGATGGAACCCAGGAGAAACAGGTGTTGAATTGTGTGATGATTGAACGTCCTAACAGTGTTGTATCTTCAAGATTTGATGCTGCAGATGATTGCAACATGGGTCAATTCCTACAGCTTGGGCTTCCTTCTGGTTGCAGGTCACAGTGCCCGGTACAAAACAATGCAGAACCATTG